The Halomicronema hongdechloris C2206 genome includes a window with the following:
- a CDS encoding DUF3825 domain-containing protein: MISLLKRLLNWIKTLLGLNRSERRSSGPNRLPKPHPKTSQHAGGNDVNSQSTSSPATDISFPAKLRRTLYQSFYALDRGDDWIDLAPLGNAIKQQDPTFSVAQYNYGRLSELLEAAADLVELDRPNNRARLRNPANIKAFLIKAFSDISSNDGWIHLASVGHQVNQLNPEFSASKYGFRKFREFIESCSDLIDLKKDDSVYPSRYYVRLRQPKTPPKVPGKSSESTKLPSPRRPKPKSRQPDIVRLLSYAFFPNLEDAYHQLADLALPEKWYFGSVPPRGFRYPILRNYLDYTFIRLQYENKVTTSPKGDYSAFNTGLVDRKYEFIYALFGRDTYGRPQDWYLINFCILGEGREGKTLAAEFGVLPSANYFNQPADIFYDSHAGAPQVDWRHIIQDNSDRLPLKFLQDNCPQGFVPQDVRNVSSEAKAHYRQQFSDALSADPQAYRTIVSRCESALHFALLKTQLNYRTAIPYYNPRKNRLQLMLPLSLMRDDAVDCALVVERESSADPYIGHTILPLIWAYKNARLIGRLEEPWLRTSLISGSEDATFDTDTDLDDEEDD; this comes from the coding sequence ATGATCTCTCTCTTAAAACGGCTATTGAATTGGATTAAAACGTTGCTTGGGCTCAATCGGTCTGAGCGTCGTTCTTCTGGGCCTAACCGCCTACCTAAACCTCATCCCAAAACCAGTCAGCACGCAGGGGGAAATGATGTCAATAGCCAGTCAACCTCATCGCCTGCCACTGACATTAGTTTTCCAGCCAAACTAAGGCGAACCCTTTATCAGAGTTTTTATGCTCTAGATAGAGGGGATGACTGGATCGATCTCGCACCTCTAGGCAATGCCATAAAGCAGCAAGATCCAACGTTTTCGGTGGCGCAATATAATTACGGCCGACTGAGTGAGTTGCTAGAAGCTGCCGCAGATTTAGTCGAGCTGGATCGGCCTAATAATCGAGCTCGGCTACGAAATCCAGCCAATATAAAAGCCTTCTTGATCAAAGCATTCAGTGACATATCGAGTAATGATGGCTGGATCCACCTAGCCAGTGTGGGGCATCAGGTAAATCAACTCAACCCTGAGTTCTCGGCATCGAAGTACGGGTTTAGAAAGTTTAGGGAATTCATCGAGAGCTGCTCAGACCTGATTGACTTAAAGAAAGACGACTCCGTTTATCCATCTCGGTATTATGTTCGTTTGAGGCAGCCAAAAACACCTCCAAAAGTCCCCGGAAAATCTTCAGAAAGCACCAAACTACCATCCCCGCGAAGGCCTAAGCCTAAGTCCCGTCAACCCGATATCGTCCGTCTGCTTAGCTATGCGTTTTTCCCAAATCTAGAGGACGCCTATCACCAGTTAGCAGACCTGGCATTGCCAGAAAAATGGTACTTCGGGTCAGTGCCTCCCAGAGGATTTCGATACCCAATTCTGAGGAATTATTTAGATTACACCTTTATTCGATTACAGTACGAAAATAAGGTCACTACATCTCCTAAGGGGGACTACAGCGCCTTCAACACGGGGTTAGTTGATAGAAAATATGAATTTATTTATGCCCTCTTTGGTCGAGATACCTATGGTCGTCCCCAAGACTGGTATTTAATTAACTTTTGCATCCTGGGAGAAGGACGAGAGGGCAAAACCCTAGCAGCTGAATTTGGCGTCTTACCTAGTGCCAATTATTTCAACCAACCAGCTGATATTTTTTACGACAGTCATGCCGGAGCCCCTCAGGTAGATTGGCGTCACATCATTCAAGACAACAGCGATCGCCTACCGCTAAAATTTTTACAGGACAACTGCCCTCAGGGATTCGTGCCTCAAGATGTCAGAAACGTGTCTTCTGAAGCCAAGGCACACTACAGGCAACAGTTTTCTGATGCCCTCAGCGCCGACCCTCAAGCCTATCGAACCATCGTTTCCCGCTGTGAATCGGCATTACACTTTGCCCTGCTTAAAACCCAGTTGAACTATCGCACAGCGATTCCCTACTACAATCCCCGTAAAAATCGCCTGCAGCTGATGCTGCCTCTGTCTCTGATGCGGGATGATGCCGTAGATTGTGCCCTAGTCGTGGAGCGAGAGTCATCAGCAGATCCCTACATTGGCCACACGATTCTGCCCCTAATCTGGGCCTATAAAAATGCCAGATTGATTGGACGTTTAGAGGAACCTTGGCTCAGGACTAGCCTTATCAGCGGCTCTGAAGACGCCACGTTTGACACAGACACCGACTTGGATGACGAGGAAGACGATTAG